The following are from one region of the Phormidium sp. PBR-2020 genome:
- a CDS encoding HNH endonuclease, producing the protein MTGIRNVLSESVVVFSQNYLPISRINVRRAVVLLLAGKAEPLQITGDASFWQVRSPSMVLEVPEHIRMKFTGTERIWKIPRVSRREVLRRDHHTCQYCGSRKNLTLDHVIPKSKGGTHTWDNVVTACSSCNSRKGDRTPQQAGMPLRSQPKPPMHPSVAFAEQFWKDHQFEVGTDY; encoded by the coding sequence GTGACCGGCATACGCAATGTTTTGAGTGAGTCGGTAGTTGTGTTTTCTCAGAACTATCTGCCGATTAGTCGGATTAATGTACGACGGGCTGTGGTGTTACTTCTTGCGGGAAAAGCGGAACCGTTGCAAATTACGGGAGATGCGAGTTTCTGGCAGGTGCGATCGCCCTCGATGGTGTTGGAGGTTCCTGAGCATATTCGTATGAAATTCACGGGAACCGAGCGAATTTGGAAAATTCCTCGGGTGAGTCGTCGGGAGGTGCTACGACGAGATCATCACACCTGTCAGTATTGTGGCAGTCGCAAGAACCTGACTCTGGATCATGTGATTCCCAAATCCAAGGGGGGAACTCATACTTGGGACAATGTGGTGACCGCTTGTAGTAGTTGTAATTCCCGCAAGGGCGATCGTACGCCTCAGCAAGCGGGGATGCCCTTACGCAGTCAGCCGAAACCGCCGATGCACCCCAGTGTGGCCTTTGCTGAACAGTTCTGGAAAGACCATCAGTTTGAGGTGGGAACGGATTATTAG
- a CDS encoding Rpn family recombination-promoting nuclease/putative transposase: MPETGCPNETLYYRLFAELFLYLRQYQPSHPWRVVVIYPTRRTERPEWHQFQDLLECDRVTRIYLNELPDSDRFGVNLMKLVVEPESAAIESAQVLIQQTQERFGPTPLQRDLIELIETIVIYKLPNASREEIAQMLGITDLKQTRFYQEVFLEGQQEGREEGREEGREEGREEGRQEGRQEGQEEVRRLLIRRLRDRNYSLEDIAQLLNVSVEEVQRLLT; the protein is encoded by the coding sequence CTGCCAGAAACCGGGTGTCCGAATGAAACGCTCTACTACCGTCTCTTTGCGGAACTGTTCCTCTATCTGCGACAGTACCAACCCTCTCATCCCTGGCGGGTCGTCGTCATCTATCCCACACGGCGCACGGAACGACCCGAGTGGCATCAGTTTCAGGACTTGCTGGAGTGCGATCGCGTGACTCGGATCTATCTTAATGAACTCCCTGATTCAGACCGTTTTGGGGTCAACCTGATGAAACTGGTCGTCGAACCCGAATCGGCCGCGATAGAATCAGCACAGGTCCTGATTCAACAGACTCAGGAGCGTTTCGGGCCCACGCCGCTACAACGAGATCTGATTGAACTGATTGAAACCATTGTTATTTACAAGCTTCCCAACGCCAGTCGCGAGGAGATTGCCCAAATGTTAGGAATCACGGATTTAAAACAAACTCGCTTTTATCAAGAGGTCTTTTTAGAGGGTCAACAAGAGGGTCGTGAAGAAGGCCGTGAAGAGGGTCGCGAAGAGGGTCGCGAAGAGGGTCGTCAAGAGGGTCGTCAAGAAGGGCAGGAGGAGGTACGACGGCTCCTAATTCGACGGCTGCGTGATCGCAACTACTCCCTAGAAGATATCGCGCAACTGCTTAATGTATCTGTTGAGGAGGTGCAACGGTTGTTGACGTGA
- a CDS encoding Rpn family recombination-promoting nuclease/putative transposase encodes MIELIEIIVVYKLPNASREEIAQMFEITDLKQTRFYKEAFLDGQEEGREEGREEGRQEGRQEGQEEVRRLLIRRLRDRNHSLEDIAQLLDVSVEEVQQLLKQD; translated from the coding sequence CTGATTGAGCTGATTGAAATTATTGTCGTTTACAAGCTTCCCAACGCTAGTCGCGAGGAGATTGCCCAAATGTTTGAAATCACGGATTTGAAACAAACCCGATTTTATAAAGAGGCCTTTTTAGACGGTCAGGAAGAGGGTCGTGAAGAAGGCCGCGAAGAGGGTCGTCAAGAGGGTCGTCAAGAAGGGCAGGAGGAGGTACGACGGCTCCTAATTCGACGTCTGCGCGATCGCAACCATTCCCTAGAAGACATCGCACAATTGCTTGATGTATCCGTTGAGGAGGTGCAACAGCTACTCAAGCAAGATTAA
- a CDS encoding pentapeptide repeat-containing protein — translation MASPSTPTTPQRLSPWWRSTVRQLPILVRRGCAFVVEVSFIVGSAGIPYGFGAYATQREIGEPVPLSPVLAATEDRIARVLSLPVRQPNRNVSPLTNLFWTGALVMPLLAGGWQIYLLCKTGQTDPKRWFGVKVVDAQGAAPSLVQVMLREAIARWGIFGGSAWLLWRVTGAFPDLGILLGLTGAILLAEALASRFNRQGRALHDRLAQTYVLDALDNPYGDWQQQELERDRHWTQVEGEAVSAIVVYPHPEPQPRAGASLWLWMLRNPATTLLLVLLFCLTAVLGTFVGTQVYIQQQANSREFQEQDNQMFLSLVDKLTPAAGATDGRRDAILALGTLNDTRALSLLVDLLGQETEPALIDATQQAIASRGKTAIVELRRLNQSLKTQLDSLEYGGTAEEKAILARRLRATQRAIATILSNHSGELPTADLSRTHLGQAVTEVPFTLVLDGVDLAGIRFRSAVLTRASFQGSQFYGAGEDGRFGTYDDWIADLSGADLSYGNFAGATLTQVWMYRSNFMQANFNHADLRFVSATGSNFSSAQLVGANLEGASLRQSSFTGADLNAADFTNGDLQGASLTQVRAGGSLWSSANVSQVNWQGADLAGSDFSRGNLSNSNFRDANLSGANLRRANLEYASFHGSDLSWADLRGANVSGADFQGVTWEAAASEEGSEFVVRSPDAQPLSLVEGVNFSRARNLDREAVAFLCDRGAIHPDCP, via the coding sequence ATGGCAAGCCCTTCGACTCCTACCACTCCCCAACGTCTGTCTCCCTGGTGGCGCAGTACGGTGCGACAACTCCCGATTCTCGTACGTCGGGGCTGTGCTTTTGTCGTGGAAGTCTCCTTCATTGTCGGGAGTGCCGGGATTCCCTATGGTTTTGGTGCGTACGCCACGCAACGAGAGATTGGGGAGCCGGTTCCCCTTAGTCCAGTGTTAGCCGCCACCGAAGACCGTATTGCGCGGGTGCTGAGTCTTCCCGTGCGCCAACCCAACCGTAATGTGTCTCCCCTCACCAATCTCTTTTGGACAGGGGCCCTGGTGATGCCCCTGTTGGCGGGGGGTTGGCAGATTTATCTACTCTGTAAAACCGGACAAACGGACCCGAAACGCTGGTTTGGGGTCAAAGTGGTGGACGCTCAAGGGGCAGCCCCCAGCCTGGTTCAGGTGATGCTGCGGGAGGCGATCGCCCGCTGGGGAATCTTTGGGGGCAGTGCTTGGCTGCTTTGGCGCGTCACCGGGGCGTTTCCCGATTTGGGCATCTTACTCGGACTGACTGGGGCGATTCTCTTGGCGGAGGCCCTAGCCTCTCGTTTTAACCGCCAGGGACGGGCCCTCCATGACCGTTTGGCCCAAACCTATGTTCTTGATGCCCTGGACAATCCCTATGGAGATTGGCAGCAGCAGGAGTTAGAGCGCGATCGCCATTGGACTCAGGTGGAGGGAGAAGCTGTCAGTGCGATCGTGGTCTATCCGCACCCGGAACCGCAACCTCGGGCGGGGGCCAGTCTCTGGCTTTGGATGTTACGCAACCCGGCCACGACGCTGTTGTTGGTGTTGCTGTTTTGTCTAACGGCAGTGTTAGGGACCTTTGTCGGAACTCAGGTGTATATCCAGCAACAGGCCAACTCACGGGAGTTTCAGGAACAGGATAATCAGATGTTCTTGTCCCTGGTGGACAAACTCACCCCCGCCGCTGGGGCCACCGATGGCCGCCGAGATGCCATTTTGGCTCTGGGAACGTTGAATGATACCCGGGCCTTATCCTTATTGGTGGATTTGTTGGGGCAAGAAACGGAACCGGCGTTGATTGATGCCACTCAACAGGCGATCGCCTCCCGAGGTAAAACCGCCATTGTTGAACTACGCCGTCTCAATCAATCCCTGAAAACCCAGTTAGATTCCCTCGAATATGGGGGAACGGCCGAGGAGAAAGCCATTCTCGCTCGTCGTCTGCGGGCCACCCAGCGGGCGATCGCCACCATCCTCAGCAATCATAGTGGCGAACTCCCCACGGCAGACCTCAGCCGCACTCATCTCGGCCAAGCCGTGACAGAGGTTCCCTTCACCCTCGTCTTAGATGGCGTAGATTTAGCGGGGATTCGCTTTCGCAGTGCCGTCTTAACCCGAGCCAGTTTCCAGGGGAGTCAGTTCTATGGGGCCGGGGAAGATGGCCGGTTTGGCACTTATGATGATTGGATTGCCGACCTCTCGGGAGCGGATTTGAGTTATGGCAACTTTGCCGGGGCCACCCTGACTCAAGTCTGGATGTACCGCAGCAACTTCATGCAGGCGAATTTTAATCACGCCGACCTCCGTTTTGTCAGTGCAACGGGGTCTAATTTTAGTTCCGCGCAACTGGTGGGGGCGAATTTGGAGGGAGCGTCATTACGTCAAAGTAGTTTTACAGGAGCGGATTTAAATGCCGCTGACTTCACCAACGGTGATTTACAGGGAGCGAGTTTGACTCAAGTTCGTGCTGGGGGCAGTCTTTGGAGTTCAGCCAATGTCAGTCAAGTGAATTGGCAGGGAGCCGATTTAGCGGGGTCAGACTTCTCCCGAGGAAATTTAAGTAACAGCAATTTCCGCGATGCTAATTTATCTGGGGCTAACCTCCGCCGTGCCAATTTAGAATATGCCAGTTTTCATGGCAGTGATTTAAGTTGGGCCGATTTACGGGGGGCTAATGTCTCGGGGGCCGATTTTCAGGGAGTCACCTGGGAAGCGGCTGCATCAGAGGAGGGGAGTGAGTTTGTGGTTCGTTCTCCTGATGCTCAACCTCTCAGTTTGGTGGAGGGGGTTAACTTCAGTCGAGCGCGTAATTTAGACCGAGAGGCGGTGGCCTTTTTGTGCGATCGTGGGGCCATTCATCCCGATTGTCCTTAA
- the galT gene encoding galactose-1-phosphate uridylyltransferase: MNELRHNIITRDWVIIATDRAHRPDEFNQQRPAPADLPPYREDCPFCAGNEARTGVETAILSDERGWRVRAVLNKYPALSPDGEVVRQRGHIYRSLTAVGVHEVIIEHPRHNVTLALLSLADIADVLRMYRERYRHLRKDPRISTIVIFKNHGRGAGTSLEHPHSQIAATPIVPNQLRLRTQEAIRYFDDWGECIFCRTLAEELKAGDRIVCESKYFVAFIPYAALSPFHLWIFPRRHVSSFEDILDEEIEDLAETLRTVLAKLYVGLNNPDYNYTIRSIPTDEHRTNYFHWYLAVIPRVSLTAGFELGSGMYINTTLPEASAEFLRSIPVGESSADSAGDR; encoded by the coding sequence ATGAATGAGTTGCGCCATAATATTATTACCCGAGATTGGGTGATTATCGCCACCGATCGCGCCCATCGCCCGGATGAGTTTAACCAGCAGCGGCCCGCCCCGGCAGATTTGCCCCCCTATCGCGAGGACTGCCCTTTCTGTGCGGGGAATGAGGCCCGGACAGGGGTAGAAACGGCGATTCTCTCCGATGAACGCGGCTGGCGGGTGCGGGCGGTATTAAACAAGTATCCGGCCCTGTCCCCAGATGGCGAAGTGGTGCGACAGCGGGGCCATATCTATCGTTCTCTAACGGCGGTGGGGGTTCATGAAGTCATCATCGAACATCCTCGCCATAATGTGACCCTGGCCTTACTTTCCCTGGCGGATATCGCTGATGTGCTGCGGATGTATCGGGAACGCTATCGTCACCTCCGTAAAGATCCTCGGATCTCCACTATTGTAATTTTCAAAAATCATGGTCGAGGTGCGGGAACCTCCCTCGAACATCCTCATTCCCAAATTGCGGCGACTCCCATTGTGCCGAATCAACTGCGGCTAAGAACTCAAGAGGCGATTCGTTATTTCGATGATTGGGGGGAATGTATCTTCTGTCGTACTCTGGCTGAAGAACTCAAGGCGGGCGATCGCATTGTCTGTGAAAGTAAGTATTTCGTTGCCTTTATCCCCTACGCTGCCCTCTCCCCCTTCCATCTCTGGATTTTCCCGCGCCGCCATGTCTCCTCCTTTGAAGATATCCTAGATGAGGAAATTGAGGATTTAGCAGAAACCCTACGCACCGTCTTGGCGAAACTCTATGTGGGGTTGAATAATCCTGACTACAATTACACCATTCGCTCGATTCCCACTGATGAACATCGCACCAACTATTTCCATTGGTATCTGGCGGTGATTCCTCGGGTGTCTCTGACGGCTGGCTTTGAGTTGGGAAGTGGGATGTATATCAATACCACCCTCCCAGAAGCCAGTGCTGAGTTTCTGCGATCGATTCCCGTTGGGGAGTCTTCTGCCGATTCGGCGGGCGATCGCTGA
- a CDS encoding RidA family protein yields the protein MRQIIRTDNAPAPVGPYNQAVLATGKLLFVAGQIPLNAQGDLVATGDIKGQTQQVLENLKAILTAAGSSFSDVVKTTVFLADMNEFTAMNGVYSQYFDEANAPARAAVEVARLPKDVRVEIECIAMVADD from the coding sequence ATGCGTCAGATTATCCGTACCGACAACGCCCCTGCTCCCGTTGGTCCCTATAACCAAGCCGTCCTCGCCACGGGTAAACTTCTGTTTGTGGCTGGACAAATTCCCCTAAATGCTCAAGGTGACCTGGTGGCGACTGGGGATATCAAAGGACAAACTCAGCAAGTGTTAGAGAACCTCAAGGCAATTTTAACGGCGGCAGGTTCTAGTTTTTCGGATGTGGTCAAAACCACAGTATTCCTGGCTGATATGAATGAATTTACGGCAATGAACGGGGTTTATAGCCAGTATTTTGATGAAGCCAATGCCCCAGCTCGGGCAGCGGTAGAAGTGGCACGATTACCCAAAGATGTGCGAGTTGAAATCGAATGTATTGCCATGGTTGCTGATGATTAA
- a CDS encoding AAA family ATPase, with amino-acid sequence MQWIDFQQTLNQRLHEEQLDEQQAKARNFSSNGHSLVRGAVGSGKSLVLRDRVSKILEEDFNSVLVLSYNRFMRFWLESSLKHRGSQVECGTFHQWSYRKFDYKYGEDESEESRKKLSEKAKQSSLKYDAILVDEAQDFYDEWFQTLLGVLKPDTNSLFFVYDNTQSVYGQSHRRNSGWTWKQLGIDVVGRSQIFDVNYRNSPEILELSWHFIQPALENVGLRSDKRENSPPLDRVIEPKKKGDRSSGISPSLIQMNFSAMPEEIAKQVKQALDSCPESSIGILTHGTSRELRVKISEELAKLEVNHNAPKSSQERSGNVVNRPYVIVDSWNAVKGVEFDAVILAGVDLVSGQHENPDRAFEEMAGLYTAITRSKDHLIMLYQDKKPVIEQLENALTAEDQLLVV; translated from the coding sequence ATGCAATGGATTGATTTTCAGCAAACCCTAAATCAACGGTTACATGAAGAACAGTTAGATGAGCAACAAGCCAAAGCCCGTAATTTTAGTTCCAATGGCCATAGTTTGGTTCGGGGTGCGGTGGGGTCGGGCAAATCCTTGGTCTTAAGAGATCGAGTGAGCAAGATTTTGGAGGAGGACTTCAACTCGGTTTTAGTTTTATCGTACAATCGCTTCATGCGATTTTGGCTAGAGTCAAGTCTTAAACATCGAGGCAGTCAGGTTGAATGTGGAACATTTCATCAATGGAGCTATCGTAAATTTGACTATAAATATGGAGAAGATGAAAGTGAAGAATCTCGAAAAAAGCTTTCCGAAAAAGCAAAACAATCTAGCCTAAAGTATGATGCTATTTTGGTGGATGAGGCACAGGATTTTTATGATGAGTGGTTTCAAACCCTGTTAGGCGTGTTGAAACCGGATACCAACTCCTTGTTTTTTGTCTATGACAATACCCAGTCTGTTTATGGTCAGTCCCATCGTCGTAATAGTGGTTGGACTTGGAAACAATTGGGAATTGATGTGGTGGGGCGATCGCAGATTTTTGATGTCAACTATCGCAATTCCCCGGAGATTTTAGAGTTGAGTTGGCATTTCATTCAACCGGCGCTAGAGAACGTTGGGTTGAGGTCAGATAAACGGGAAAATAGTCCTCCTCTTGACCGAGTTATTGAGCCGAAGAAAAAGGGCGATCGCAGTTCTGGAATTAGCCCCAGCTTGATTCAGATGAACTTCTCCGCAATGCCTGAAGAGATTGCCAAACAAGTCAAGCAGGCGTTAGACAGTTGTCCCGAATCCTCGATCGGCATTTTAACTCATGGGACATCCCGCGAACTTAGGGTTAAGATAAGTGAGGAACTCGCCAAGCTAGAGGTCAACCATAATGCTCCCAAAAGTTCTCAAGAACGCAGCGGCAATGTGGTCAATCGCCCCTATGTTATTGTTGATTCTTGGAATGCCGTCAAGGGAGTTGAGTTTGATGCGGTGATTCTGGCGGGGGTCGATTTAGTTTCAGGGCAGCATGAAAACCCAGACCGAGCTTTTGAAGAAATGGCGGGACTCTATACGGCTATCACTCGTAGCAAAGACCATTTAATTATGCTCTATCAAGACAAAAAGCCAGTGATTGAGCAGTTAGAAAATGCCTTAACCGCAGAAGACCAGTTACTGGTTGTTTAA
- a CDS encoding FAD-dependent oxidoreductase, giving the protein MLHRFSVISLVLTPLLALTVSPVSQATPPRPADRQETCDLLVAGGGLSGTAAAYEALHLGKTVCLTEITDWVGGQISAQGTSALDERDTQRQKLFFPRGYLALRSAIEEHYGILNPGGCWVSESCFMPYDGHELLFELLEDAAKQGRGTLHWFPNTVIKEVAYNPEGNQITSAIAIQHQPQPDAPPLNTLPLSATIEDAFRYEDSDLFQKTIIEFRPKSPDSNRNSPDWYVIDATETGELIGLTDVPYRLGIDPRSFLEPTSSSETNDPYCTQGFTYTFAMEATEEPQEHNPPDFYEQYEPYYSYELERLANFTLVFTYRQIHSMKPEEPRPGNVRDFPIYPGDISMQNWTWGNDYRPGTSEDNLIYTRRQLQERGQLDPGGWLGGLRTETLRRGEENAIGYFYWLVQGTTDSQLGEGFKEPHPNHRYLSGFDSPMGTAHGLSKYPYMREGRRIIGRPGFAHPDGFTVWEVDITMANFEDEFYEDALTPAALRHLWAVLSGLDAAGIASRELSRQDVTRRSRATLFPDTVGIGHYAIDFHPCMAFSPPEAPGNYERPGERRGQGRAFPFQIPLRALIPQRLDNLLVAGKSIATSHIAAAAYRVHSFEWSAGAAAGTTAVFALEHDLAPYELVDNLPSPEPQLEALQRQLSDNGNPVMFPDTSIFNNTWDQWR; this is encoded by the coding sequence ATGTTGCACCGTTTTTCTGTTATCTCCCTGGTCCTCACTCCCCTGCTGGCCCTAACCGTCAGTCCTGTCTCCCAAGCCACTCCCCCTCGGCCAGCGGATAGACAAGAAACCTGTGACCTGCTCGTCGCCGGGGGGGGACTCTCGGGAACGGCAGCCGCCTATGAAGCCCTACATTTGGGTAAAACTGTGTGTCTGACGGAAATCACCGACTGGGTGGGAGGGCAAATCTCCGCTCAGGGAACCTCGGCCCTCGATGAACGGGATACCCAGCGGCAAAAGTTATTCTTTCCCCGAGGCTATCTGGCTCTACGCTCGGCGATTGAAGAGCATTATGGCATCCTTAACCCTGGCGGCTGTTGGGTGAGTGAGTCTTGTTTTATGCCCTACGACGGCCATGAACTCCTGTTTGAATTGCTCGAAGATGCCGCCAAACAGGGACGGGGAACGCTGCATTGGTTCCCCAATACGGTGATTAAAGAGGTCGCCTATAACCCTGAAGGCAATCAAATCACCTCCGCCATCGCCATTCAGCATCAACCGCAACCGGATGCCCCTCCCCTCAATACGCTGCCCCTGTCGGCCACCATCGAAGATGCGTTCCGCTACGAAGACTCAGACCTATTTCAGAAGACGATTATCGAGTTTCGCCCGAAATCCCCTGATAGCAATCGCAATTCCCCAGATTGGTATGTGATTGATGCCACCGAAACGGGCGAGTTGATTGGCTTAACCGATGTTCCCTACCGTCTCGGGATTGACCCCCGTTCCTTCCTCGAACCCACCTCATCGAGTGAAACCAATGACCCCTACTGCACCCAAGGCTTCACCTATACCTTCGCCATGGAAGCCACGGAAGAGCCTCAGGAGCATAACCCTCCTGACTTTTATGAACAATATGAACCCTATTACAGCTATGAACTCGAACGGCTAGCCAACTTCACCCTGGTATTTACCTATCGCCAAATCCATAGCATGAAGCCGGAGGAACCCCGTCCGGGGAATGTGCGGGACTTCCCCATCTATCCGGGGGATATTTCCATGCAGAACTGGACCTGGGGCAATGATTACCGTCCAGGAACCTCTGAGGATAATCTCATTTATACCCGCCGACAACTTCAGGAGCGAGGACAGTTAGATCCCGGCGGTTGGTTGGGGGGCTTACGCACGGAAACCCTACGCCGGGGTGAGGAGAACGCCATTGGTTATTTCTATTGGCTCGTGCAGGGAACCACGGATTCTCAGTTGGGAGAGGGATTTAAAGAACCTCATCCGAATCATCGTTATTTGAGTGGTTTTGACTCTCCGATGGGAACCGCTCATGGTCTCTCGAAATATCCCTATATGCGGGAGGGACGGCGGATTATTGGTCGCCCTGGTTTTGCTCATCCCGATGGCTTTACCGTCTGGGAAGTGGATATTACGATGGCGAATTTTGAGGATGAGTTTTATGAGGATGCCCTGACTCCGGCGGCGTTGCGGCATTTGTGGGCGGTGTTGTCGGGGTTGGATGCGGCGGGGATTGCTTCTCGGGAACTGTCTCGCCAGGATGTGACGCGGCGATCGCGGGCTACCCTCTTCCCTGATACGGTGGGGATTGGTCATTATGCGATCGATTTCCATCCCTGTATGGCCTTTAGCCCCCCCGAAGCCCCCGGAAACTATGAGCGGCCTGGGGAACGACGGGGCCAAGGACGGGCGTTTCCCTTCCAAATTCCCCTACGGGCCCTGATTCCGCAACGCTTGGATAATCTCCTAGTGGCGGGTAAGAGTATCGCCACCAGTCACATTGCGGCGGCGGCCTATCGGGTTCACTCTTTTGAATGGTCTGCCGGGGCTGCGGCGGGAACAACGGCGGTATTTGCCCTCGAACATGATTTGGCCCCCTATGAGTTGGTGGATAATCTCCCCTCTCCGGAACCTCAGTTAGAAGCTCTACAACGGCAACTCTCGGACAATGGTAATCCGGTGATGTTCCCGGACACGTCAATTTTTAATAACACCTGGGACCAGTGGCGTTGA
- the cadA gene encoding cadmium-translocating P-type ATPase has translation MSSASSCGCESSPSLISGDSSPEFPWAEFRLLGFVIVWFGVGLVLSLREMLPLWGEWLWFIPAYLWVGWGVLTTAGRRLLKGRALDENFLMTIATLGAIAIGELPEALAVMLFYRLGEAIQDVAVDRSRDSIRALLEIRPDIANLKTPDGLETVSPDSVAVGAEILIKPGERVPLDGEVLSGESYLDTSALTGESVPRSVKPGEGVLAGSINQTGALTVRVTRPFEESSLVRILELVEQARQQKAPTETFISRFARRYTPIVVALALAIALIPPLFVGDFADWGYRALVLLVISCPCSLVVSIPLSYFAAIGGAAKQGILLKGSVFLDRLTDVSTLVFDKTGTLTEGCFEVTQVQANPPWDEETLLHYSAIAESQSTHPIAQSIVRAWTGPLDSHLLQGVEEVPGKGVRATLTNSKVCDIGIGNERLFKDLGLDPLPESSSLGTQVRVAFDGQDAGILEVADRLRGDAPQAIQALRSQGIGHLVMLTGDSQAVGQAVGDRLSLDEVYSELLPEDKASLLERWLGAPGRRGAVVFVGDGINDAPALALADVGVAMGGLGSDAAIETADVVLMEDSLAKLVQAIALSQRSRRIVWQNISLAFTVKALVIVLGTFGIAGLWEAVIADVGVALVAVANATRGIRG, from the coding sequence ATGAGTTCCGCCTCCAGTTGTGGCTGTGAGAGTTCCCCGAGTCTTATCTCAGGGGACTCATCACCGGAATTTCCCTGGGCAGAGTTTCGCCTCTTGGGATTTGTTATTGTCTGGTTTGGGGTGGGCCTGGTTCTCTCGCTACGGGAGATGTTGCCCCTGTGGGGGGAATGGCTGTGGTTTATTCCTGCCTATCTTTGGGTGGGTTGGGGTGTCCTGACGACAGCGGGCCGGCGACTCCTGAAGGGACGGGCCCTGGATGAAAATTTCTTGATGACGATCGCCACTTTGGGGGCGATCGCCATTGGAGAATTGCCCGAAGCCCTGGCGGTGATGCTGTTCTACCGCTTGGGAGAAGCCATCCAGGATGTGGCAGTCGATCGCTCCCGCGATTCGATTCGGGCCCTGTTGGAGATTCGCCCGGATATCGCCAACCTGAAAACTCCCGATGGCCTAGAAACTGTCTCCCCTGACTCGGTGGCGGTGGGGGCGGAAATTCTCATTAAGCCGGGTGAGCGGGTTCCCTTGGATGGGGAGGTTCTTTCAGGAGAGAGTTATCTGGATACCTCCGCCTTAACGGGGGAATCGGTCCCCCGTTCGGTGAAACCCGGAGAGGGGGTGTTGGCGGGGTCGATTAACCAAACGGGGGCGTTGACGGTACGGGTGACTCGTCCCTTTGAGGAGTCTTCTCTAGTGCGGATTTTGGAGTTGGTAGAACAGGCCCGTCAGCAGAAAGCCCCGACGGAGACGTTTATTAGTCGTTTTGCTCGTCGCTATACGCCGATTGTGGTGGCCCTGGCCCTGGCGATCGCCCTGATTCCTCCCCTATTTGTTGGCGATTTCGCGGACTGGGGTTATCGGGCCTTGGTGTTGTTGGTCATCTCTTGTCCCTGTAGTTTGGTGGTGAGTATTCCCTTGAGTTATTTCGCGGCCATTGGTGGGGCGGCCAAACAGGGAATTTTGCTCAAAGGCTCAGTATTTCTCGATCGCCTCACGGATGTCTCAACTCTGGTCTTTGATAAAACGGGAACTCTCACTGAGGGCTGTTTTGAGGTAACCCAGGTTCAGGCGAACCCACCCTGGGATGAGGAGACTCTACTCCATTACAGTGCGATCGCCGAGTCCCAATCCACCCACCCCATCGCCCAATCTATCGTCCGCGCCTGGACGGGCCCCCTTGACTCCCATCTCTTGCAGGGGGTTGAGGAAGTTCCTGGCAAAGGAGTGCGGGCCACCTTGACAAATTCAAAAGTCTGTGATATAGGCATTGGCAATGAACGACTGTTTAAGGATTTAGGCTTAGATCCCTTGCCCGAGTCCTCAAGCCTGGGAACCCAGGTGAGAGTGGCGTTTGATGGGCAGGATGCAGGAATCCTTGAGGTGGCCGATCGCCTGCGAGGGGATGCCCCTCAAGCGATTCAGGCGTTGCGATCGCAAGGCATTGGGCATCTGGTGATGCTGACCGGAGACAGTCAGGCGGTGGGCCAAGCCGTGGGCGATCGCCTGTCCCTCGATGAGGTATACAGCGAACTCCTACCAGAAGACAAAGCCAGTCTCCTAGAGCGATGGCTGGGCGCTCCAGGACGGCGAGGGGCGGTGGTTTTCGTAGGGGATGGCATTAATGACGCGCCCGCCCTCGCCCTGGCGGATGTAGGGGTGGCTATGGGAGGTTTAGGCTCAGATGCTGCGATTGAAACAGCAGATGTGGTGCTTATGGAAGATTCCCTGGCCAAGTTGGTGCAGGCGATCGCCCTCTCGCAACGCAGTCGCCGCATTGTCTGGCAAAATATCAGCCTCGCCTTCACGGTCAAGGCCCTGGTGATTGTCCTCGGAACGTTCGGCATTGCGGGACTCTGGGAAGCGGTAATTGCTGATGTCGGTGTGGCCCTGGTGGCGGTAGCCAATGCAACCCGAGGGATACGGGGGTGA